A segment of the Fusobacterium ulcerans genome:
AGCTACTACATCGAAATCTTTTTCAGATAATTTTTTTACAAATTCATCTACAACAACTTTTCTTTCAACAGGATATCCTATCATTTTTCTGTTGTCGCAATAGATTGGACTTTTGATACCAGATACAAATGTAAATGGTTCTTTTACATTTAATTTTACCGCTCCTGTTTGTAATAATGATTTAGCTACTTCTTTTGCTCTACTCATAATATTTTACTTCCCTCCCGTATAATCCGTTAAATTTACCATTTGAATAAACTACCTGACCTCTCAGTATAGTTGTTAAAACTTTTCCGCCTTTATTGCAATTTTCATATGGAGTCCATCCAGCTTTTGTTATTACTTTATCATCCTTTACAGGAGAATTATCAGTAATATCTATAATAACAAGATCTCCATCATATCCAGCAGCTATATTACCTTTATTTTTTATTTTAAAGATATCAGCTGGTTTATTACACATTACCTCTATAAGTCTTTTTAAAGTTATCTTTCCATCTTTTACTCCATTTAACATCATTTCAAGAGAATTTTCTACACTTGGAACTCCAAAAGTAAGTTTTGCAAGTTTCTCTTCAATAAGATGAGGAGCATGATCTGTACCGATAGTATCAAGAGTACCATCAGCCAGTGCAGCCCAAAGAGCATCATTGTCAGATTTTTCTTTCAGTTCAGGCTTCATTCTAAGAAGAAGCTGGCTTCTTTCAGTCTTACTTACATCATCTGTATTCAGGAAAAGATGGTGAGGAGTAACTTCACCAAATACCTTTGCTCCTCTTGCTTTAGCAGCTTTTAAAAGTTCTATTTCACTTGCTTTAGATAAGTGGCAAAGATAAAGTTCCTTATCATATTTCTCGCAAAATTCAATAGCCTTTGCTACCATTTCCTCTTCTGCATGTACAGATATTATTTTTGATTCTCTGAATATATTTTCAACAGTTTTTTCATCATCTATAAGCATATCTCCAGTAGACATATT
Coding sequences within it:
- a CDS encoding dihydroorotase; the protein is MLVKNCKIIDKDGKDIITDILIENGVITKIEKNIFAPAEEIIDAEEKYVLPGIVDVHTHMRDPGLTQKEDFTTGSMACARGGVTTFIDMPNTIPVTVTKEALADKKALMNGRAYVDYGFHFGGSKKDNSSEIKDIINETASTKIFLNMSTGDMLIDDEKTVENIFRESKIISVHAEEEMVAKAIEFCEKYDKELYLCHLSKASEIELLKAAKARGAKVFGEVTPHHLFLNTDDVSKTERSQLLLRMKPELKEKSDNDALWAALADGTLDTIGTDHAPHLIEEKLAKLTFGVPSVENSLEMMLNGVKDGKITLKRLIEVMCNKPADIFKIKNKGNIAAGYDGDLVIIDITDNSPVKDDKVITKAGWTPYENCNKGGKVLTTILRGQVVYSNGKFNGLYGREVKYYE